From Myxococcales bacterium, the proteins below share one genomic window:
- a CDS encoding alpha/beta fold hydrolase produces MKHLAFVAALSSTLLATVAFVGCSEDKPIENPPGTCDPAKEQCEDGGSGGLTLKTPAIPCADAPASIYDAPGAALAADPSKRGEVLKCGADAELSKEAIATKLAEVGYKGKPPTTGARVFKIQFQTERGDEKGSAGYSSGIVYVPTTPRADKLPVVVAARGSRGQAAACTASKFDPAAESVNDDLYSLVYPLVGAGYAVVLPDLAGYAGYGAAGNPPSVYAGAADVGKSTLDSARAIRKLFPVLDPKVVLVGHSQGGHSALSALALAESYGAGLDVAAVAVYAPLWLSQRSWGAALFSGVSKDYPIATSPSITAVSAWYHYTHAELLDGPGEGKKLFAPGKQDQVKAFVDSTCWSGKYPALEALGTFPEDIFDPEFVKKVALVSAGINDCDPADTVCVKWQKRYKDDRPRLTGKAAQTPMLLLYGGKDTTIPPNRMQCALDRLKQDGTKTTVCYEADATHGGIVDARADYVADWVASVTLGAPAPAACPADEKALTDDGGAIKCATPPPND; encoded by the coding sequence ATGAAGCACCTCGCTTTCGTCGCAGCCCTCTCGTCCACCCTCCTCGCGACCGTCGCGTTCGTCGGTTGCTCCGAGGACAAGCCCATCGAGAACCCGCCCGGCACCTGCGATCCCGCGAAGGAGCAATGCGAGGACGGCGGGAGCGGAGGGCTCACGCTGAAGACCCCGGCCATCCCCTGCGCCGATGCCCCCGCCAGCATCTACGACGCCCCGGGCGCGGCCCTCGCGGCCGACCCGTCGAAGCGCGGCGAGGTGCTGAAATGCGGCGCGGACGCCGAGCTCTCCAAGGAGGCGATCGCCACGAAGCTCGCCGAGGTCGGCTACAAGGGCAAACCGCCGACCACCGGCGCTCGCGTGTTCAAGATCCAGTTCCAGACCGAGCGCGGCGACGAAAAGGGCTCGGCCGGCTACTCGAGCGGCATCGTGTACGTGCCGACGACGCCGAGGGCCGACAAGCTCCCGGTGGTCGTGGCTGCGCGCGGGAGCCGTGGCCAGGCCGCGGCGTGCACCGCCTCGAAATTCGATCCGGCGGCCGAGTCGGTCAACGACGACCTCTACAGCCTCGTGTACCCGCTCGTCGGCGCGGGCTATGCCGTCGTCCTCCCGGACCTCGCGGGGTACGCGGGGTACGGCGCCGCCGGCAACCCGCCGAGCGTCTACGCGGGTGCGGCCGACGTCGGCAAATCGACGCTCGACTCGGCGCGCGCCATCCGCAAGCTATTCCCCGTCCTCGACCCGAAGGTGGTCCTCGTCGGGCACTCGCAGGGCGGGCACTCGGCCCTCTCGGCGCTCGCGCTCGCCGAGAGCTACGGGGCCGGGCTCGACGTGGCCGCGGTCGCCGTGTACGCCCCCCTCTGGCTCTCGCAGCGCTCGTGGGGCGCGGCGCTCTTCAGCGGCGTGAGCAAGGACTACCCCATCGCCACGTCGCCTTCGATCACGGCCGTCTCGGCCTGGTACCACTACACGCACGCCGAGCTGCTCGACGGCCCCGGCGAGGGGAAGAAGCTCTTCGCCCCCGGAAAACAAGACCAGGTGAAGGCGTTCGTCGACAGCACGTGCTGGTCGGGGAAGTACCCCGCCCTCGAGGCCCTCGGGACCTTCCCGGAGGACATCTTCGATCCGGAGTTCGTGAAGAAGGTCGCCCTCGTCTCGGCGGGCATCAACGACTGCGATCCGGCCGACACGGTCTGCGTGAAGTGGCAGAAGCGCTACAAGGACGACCGCCCGCGCCTCACGGGCAAGGCCGCGCAGACGCCCATGCTCCTCCTCTACGGCGGCAAGGACACGACCATCCCGCCGAACCGCATGCAGTGCGCCCTCGATCGCCTGAAGCAAGACGGCACCAAGACGACCGTGTGTTACGAGGCCGACGCCACCCACGGCGGCATCGTCGATGCGCGCGCCGACTACGTGGCCGACTGGGTCGCGAGCGTCACGCTCGGCGCACCCGCCCCTGCGGCGTGCCCCGCCGACGAGAAGGCGCTCACGGACGACGGCGGCGCGATCAAGTGCGCCACGCCTCCCCCGAACGACTGA
- a CDS encoding efflux RND transporter periplasmic adaptor subunit: MVTRAARQAPTGYPFGPGSRDASPGPGAHVTTDENLSRDLQSLRIDRSSRGAKTRPPAPLADRAETDAPRPGSPALRTFGRVVGALVLLGGLVVVGGSLAARAEASFFKTEVAFTEVGQLSPSQAQVEVTSTGYVVPQVVAKVGTKVMGRIVKVSVREGQKVKAGDVLFELDPSDQKSAVAASNARVLAAGAKVEAARAQLREVEIQLARQNELVKVGAAPKASADDLAARAATLKEQVRSTEADAVAARADVAQVSVGLSQTTVRAPIDGVAATKPAELGDVVGPQQTLVELVDFASLLVETDVPEARLGKIRPEGPCEIVLEAIDGQRFPGKVVAVGPRLNRSKATAQVKVRFDALPPEIRPEMSARVGFLARPLREDERRATVRTVVPLAAVTGAEGAKVVFVVERDKAKRTPVTLGETLGTDAVLVAGPPPGTKLVRDPNGLVDGQPIKEKAK; the protein is encoded by the coding sequence ATGGTCACCCGGGCTGCCAGGCAGGCACCGACCGGCTATCCATTCGGGCCAGGCTCGCGGGACGCGAGCCCAGGCCCCGGAGCCCACGTGACGACCGACGAGAACCTCTCCCGCGACCTCCAGTCGCTCCGCATCGATCGATCTTCGCGCGGCGCGAAGACGCGCCCCCCGGCTCCCCTCGCGGATCGCGCAGAGACCGACGCCCCCCGCCCGGGCTCGCCCGCGCTCCGCACCTTCGGAAGGGTAGTCGGGGCGCTCGTTCTCTTGGGAGGCCTCGTGGTCGTAGGAGGGAGCCTCGCCGCGCGCGCGGAGGCGAGCTTCTTCAAGACCGAGGTCGCCTTCACCGAGGTCGGCCAGCTCTCCCCCTCGCAGGCTCAGGTCGAGGTGACCTCGACGGGTTACGTCGTCCCCCAGGTCGTGGCGAAGGTCGGCACCAAGGTGATGGGCAGGATCGTGAAGGTCTCCGTGCGCGAAGGCCAGAAGGTCAAAGCGGGAGACGTCCTCTTCGAGCTCGACCCGAGCGATCAGAAGTCGGCCGTGGCGGCCTCGAACGCGCGTGTGCTCGCGGCCGGCGCCAAGGTCGAGGCGGCGCGCGCGCAGCTCCGCGAGGTCGAGATCCAGCTCGCGCGGCAGAACGAGCTCGTCAAGGTGGGGGCGGCGCCGAAGGCCTCGGCCGACGATCTCGCGGCCCGCGCGGCCACGCTGAAGGAGCAGGTTCGGTCGACCGAGGCCGACGCCGTCGCCGCCCGGGCGGACGTGGCGCAGGTCTCGGTGGGCCTCTCGCAGACCACCGTGCGCGCCCCGATCGACGGCGTCGCGGCGACCAAGCCCGCCGAGCTCGGAGACGTCGTGGGCCCCCAGCAGACGCTCGTCGAGCTGGTCGACTTCGCCTCCCTCCTCGTCGAGACCGACGTGCCCGAGGCGCGGCTCGGAAAGATCCGCCCCGAGGGGCCCTGCGAGATCGTCCTCGAGGCCATCGACGGGCAGCGTTTCCCCGGCAAAGTCGTCGCCGTAGGTCCGCGCCTCAACCGCTCGAAAGCGACGGCGCAGGTCAAGGTGCGCTTCGACGCCCTCCCTCCCGAGATCCGGCCGGAAATGTCGGCCCGCGTGGGGTTCCTCGCGCGCCCTCTCCGCGAGGACGAGCGCCGCGCCACCGTCCGTACCGTGGTCCCGCTCGCGGCGGTCACGGGCGCCGAGGGGGCGAAGGTCGTCTTCGTGGTCGAGCGCGACAAGGCGAAGCGCACCCCCGTGACGCTGGGCGAGACGCTCGGCACGGACGCCGTCCTCGTCGCCGGGCCTCCCCCTGGCACGAAGCTCGTCCGCGATCCGAACGGCCTCGTCGACGGACAGCCCATCAAGGAGAAGGCCAAATGA
- the nadE gene encoding NAD(+) synthase: MAFSKDVLNLDCAQETERIVAKLREQVLGTLKRKGLIVALSGGIDSSVVGGLAVRAFGKEKVFGLQLPEKENSDDTRNLSALMCKHYGIAFAVEEMSALLEGARAYGRRDEAIKTAIPGYGPGWKSKIVLPSVVDTDSYRVFSVVAQDPEGKEHRARLPLEGYLGIVAATNFKQRCRKMLEYYHADRLNYAVAGTPNLVEYDQGFFVKLGDGAADVKPIAHLYKSQVYAMAEYLGVPEEVRRRPPTTDTYSLPQSQEEFYYSLPYDKMDLALYAKNHGVSAAEAGPVLGISAEQVERVYRDIEGKRAFAKYLHAAPMLVAEPKG, encoded by the coding sequence ATGGCCTTCAGCAAAGACGTTCTCAACCTCGATTGCGCCCAAGAGACCGAGCGCATCGTCGCCAAGCTTCGTGAGCAGGTCCTCGGCACGCTGAAGCGCAAGGGGCTCATCGTCGCGCTGTCCGGCGGCATCGACTCGAGCGTGGTCGGCGGGCTCGCCGTGCGCGCGTTCGGCAAAGAGAAGGTGTTCGGCCTCCAGCTCCCCGAGAAAGAGAACTCGGACGACACCCGCAACCTCTCGGCGCTCATGTGCAAGCACTACGGGATCGCGTTCGCCGTCGAAGAGATGAGCGCGCTCCTCGAAGGCGCGCGCGCGTACGGGCGCCGCGACGAGGCCATCAAGACGGCCATCCCGGGCTACGGCCCCGGCTGGAAGAGCAAGATCGTGCTCCCGTCCGTCGTCGACACGGACTCGTACCGCGTCTTCTCGGTGGTCGCCCAAGACCCCGAGGGCAAAGAGCACCGGGCCCGTCTCCCGCTCGAGGGCTACCTCGGCATCGTCGCGGCGACGAACTTCAAGCAGCGCTGCCGCAAGATGCTCGAGTACTACCACGCCGACCGCCTCAACTACGCGGTCGCGGGCACCCCGAACCTCGTCGAGTACGACCAGGGCTTCTTCGTGAAGCTCGGCGACGGCGCGGCCGACGTGAAGCCCATCGCGCACCTCTACAAGAGCCAGGTCTACGCGATGGCCGAGTACCTCGGCGTGCCCGAGGAGGTACGTCGTCGCCCTCCGACCACCGACACCTACTCGCTGCCGCAGTCGCAGGAGGAGTTCTACTACTCCCTCCCGTACGACAAGATGGACCTCGCGCTCTACGCGAAGAACCACGGCGTCTCGGCGGCCGAGGCGGGCCCCGTGCTCGGGATCTCGGCGGAGCAGGTCGAGCGCGTGTACCGCGACATCGAGGGAAAACGCGCCTTCGCGAAGTACCTCCACGCCGCCCCCATGCTGGTGGCCGAGCCCAAGGGCTGA
- a CDS encoding hemerythrin domain-containing protein: protein MTAEPLDDLTHDHAHMSRLVAEARELVHSVGTTPGDAQSRAALGEALESLLDDLATHFAREEEGLFPFVAARLPESSARLRGLTQLHDGLCGALGRMLRQLDEPEPEKALAAMFERFEVAYAEHSHEERDLIAALPKALSGDDLAELRGILESL from the coding sequence ATGACCGCCGAACCGCTCGACGACCTCACCCACGACCACGCGCACATGTCGCGCCTCGTCGCCGAGGCGCGCGAGCTCGTGCACTCGGTGGGAACGACCCCGGGGGACGCACAGTCCCGCGCCGCCCTCGGCGAAGCGCTCGAGTCTCTGCTCGACGATCTCGCGACCCATTTCGCGCGGGAAGAAGAGGGGCTCTTCCCGTTCGTCGCGGCCCGCCTGCCCGAGTCCTCGGCGCGCCTCCGCGGGCTCACCCAGCTCCACGACGGCCTCTGCGGTGCGCTCGGGCGCATGCTCAGGCAGCTCGACGAGCCCGAGCCCGAGAAGGCCCTCGCGGCGATGTTCGAGCGCTTCGAGGTCGCGTACGCCGAGCACTCGCACGAGGAGCGCGACCTCATCGCGGCCCTCCCGAAGGCCCTCTCGGGGGACGACCTCGCCGAGCTTCGAGGCATCCTCGAGTCGCTTTGA
- a CDS encoding ABC transporter ATP-binding protein: MSDASTPAPILISVKGVGKSYTRGGETLHVLDGLDLEIPEGSFQALMGPSGSGKSTLLHLLAGLDKPTKGTIEVGGQRIDRMSEGELARFRAENVGFVFQSFNLIPVLTALENVELPLLLTNLPAVERKRRAQTALRVVGLEDRMGHLPKQLSGGQEQRVAIARAIVHDPRVIVADEPTGDLDRKSADEVLRLLETLSRELDKTILMVTHDPMAAERATVRLHLDKGRLREGPATHEGP, translated from the coding sequence ATGAGCGACGCCTCCACACCTGCCCCCATCCTCATTTCGGTCAAAGGAGTCGGGAAGAGCTACACCCGTGGAGGCGAGACGCTCCACGTGCTCGACGGGCTCGATCTCGAGATCCCCGAGGGCTCCTTCCAGGCCCTCATGGGCCCGTCCGGGTCGGGCAAATCCACGCTCCTCCACCTGCTCGCCGGCCTCGACAAACCCACGAAGGGCACGATCGAGGTCGGGGGCCAACGCATCGACCGTATGAGCGAGGGTGAGCTCGCGCGCTTTCGTGCGGAGAACGTCGGGTTCGTGTTCCAGTCGTTCAACCTCATCCCGGTCCTCACGGCGCTCGAGAACGTCGAGCTGCCCCTCCTCCTCACGAATCTCCCCGCCGTCGAGCGGAAGCGGCGCGCTCAAACGGCGCTGCGGGTCGTCGGGCTCGAGGACCGCATGGGGCACCTGCCGAAGCAGCTCTCGGGCGGCCAGGAGCAGCGCGTGGCGATCGCGCGCGCCATCGTGCACGACCCTCGCGTGATCGTCGCCGACGAGCCCACCGGCGATCTCGACCGCAAGAGCGCGGACGAGGTCCTCCGCCTCCTCGAGACCCTCTCGCGCGAGCTCGACAAAACGATCCTGATGGTGACCCACGATCCCATGGCGGCCGAGCGCGCGACGGTGCGACTCCACCTCGACAAGGGGCGTCTCCGCGAGGGCCCGGCGACGCACGAGGGGCCATGA
- a CDS encoding glycosyltransferase family 4 protein, giving the protein MSPPKILHVVSAGELGGAERMLFDLVRHDTESAHAVALYSPSDAIVQAFRERVPELHVRRVRSEGPVAMLARAYGSAEAEWLERAWKSTAANVLHLHTFGAQVVGARVGRALRAPIVRTEHSTRVFDDPSCWALVRSTIEDARVSCSVSEAVRRVALAKAGARLRDARVVPNGVDVDTFSPLPRRSAARKRVAIVGRIEPRKGVDIALEALAPFQDLEIDIVGDGPDAPAIRALARSLGMLGRTRFRGHVTDVHAALGEVDLVVSGARKEGLGLALLEAMAARRLVVATPTGGVPEFLQEGRTGFLAANGSKGALSRAVSRALAVPEATTEAILDRAATLVLSRFSVGAMCRAYAAIYRELLAH; this is encoded by the coding sequence ATGAGCCCTCCCAAGATCCTCCACGTGGTGTCCGCGGGCGAGCTCGGCGGGGCCGAGAGGATGCTCTTCGACCTCGTCCGGCACGACACGGAGAGCGCCCACGCGGTCGCCCTCTACTCGCCGAGCGACGCGATCGTGCAGGCCTTCCGCGAGCGGGTGCCGGAGCTCCACGTCCGCCGCGTGCGCTCCGAGGGCCCCGTCGCGATGCTCGCGCGCGCCTACGGGAGCGCCGAAGCCGAATGGCTCGAGCGCGCGTGGAAGAGCACGGCGGCGAACGTCCTTCATCTCCATACCTTCGGGGCGCAGGTGGTCGGCGCTCGTGTGGGGCGCGCCCTACGCGCGCCGATCGTGCGGACGGAGCACTCGACACGCGTCTTCGACGACCCGAGCTGCTGGGCGCTCGTTCGGTCGACGATCGAAGACGCCCGAGTGTCCTGCTCGGTGAGCGAGGCCGTTCGTCGTGTGGCCCTCGCCAAGGCGGGCGCGCGCCTCCGCGACGCGCGTGTCGTGCCGAACGGCGTCGACGTCGACACGTTCTCCCCGCTCCCGAGGCGCTCCGCAGCGAGAAAGCGGGTCGCCATCGTCGGCCGAATCGAGCCGCGAAAAGGCGTCGACATCGCGCTCGAGGCCCTCGCTCCGTTCCAGGACCTCGAGATCGACATCGTCGGCGACGGGCCCGACGCCCCCGCGATCCGCGCGCTCGCCCGCTCGCTCGGGATGCTCGGTCGGACCCGGTTCCGCGGCCACGTGACGGACGTCCACGCCGCGCTCGGCGAGGTCGACCTCGTCGTCTCGGGGGCACGAAAAGAGGGCCTCGGGCTCGCCCTCCTCGAGGCCATGGCCGCACGAAGGCTCGTGGTCGCGACGCCCACCGGTGGTGTGCCCGAGTTCCTCCAGGAAGGACGAACGGGCTTTTTGGCCGCCAACGGGTCGAAAGGCGCGCTCTCCCGCGCCGTCTCCCGCGCCCTCGCCGTCCCGGAAGCCACGACGGAAGCCATCCTGGACCGCGCGGCCACCCTGGTGCTCTCGCGCTTCTCGGTCGGGGCGATGTGCCGCGCCTATGCCGCGATCTACCGCGAGCTGCTTGCACACTGA
- the wecB gene encoding UDP-N-acetylglucosamine 2-epimerase (non-hydrolyzing), translating to MASTILCVAGARPNFMKIAPILRAFAADSRFRAKLVHTGQHYDEKLSKVFFEDLAIPRPDIELEVGSGSHAQQTAEIMRRFEPVLEAEQPEGVLVVGDVNSTVACAVVTSKFFLKAPYTYMGKARQRPLMIHVEAGLRSFDDDMPEEINRKLTDSVSDLLYVSDPAGMTNLEREGASKDRAVFVGNVMIDTLVSARAEAEKSDVLERLGLAPERYGLVTLHRPSNVDDPVALGGLLGTLGEIARELPLVFPVHPRTRKRLADAGITLDPKLFSLVDPQGYLDFMKLTANAKCVLTDSGGVQEETTVLGVPCITLRENTERPVTCEEGTNQLVGTGRDAILKAYGRIEEVKRAGKVPRFWDGKSAARIVEDLGRRLG from the coding sequence ATGGCGTCGACGATCCTCTGTGTCGCGGGTGCGCGGCCGAACTTCATGAAAATCGCCCCCATCCTTCGTGCGTTCGCCGCCGACTCGCGGTTTCGCGCGAAGCTCGTCCACACGGGGCAGCACTACGACGAGAAGCTCTCGAAGGTCTTCTTCGAGGATCTTGCCATCCCGCGACCGGACATCGAGCTCGAGGTGGGCTCCGGGTCGCACGCCCAACAGACGGCGGAGATCATGCGCCGCTTCGAGCCGGTGCTCGAGGCCGAGCAACCCGAGGGGGTGCTCGTCGTCGGCGACGTGAACTCCACCGTGGCGTGCGCGGTCGTCACGTCGAAGTTCTTCTTGAAGGCGCCGTACACCTACATGGGCAAGGCGCGGCAGCGTCCGCTCATGATCCACGTCGAGGCCGGTCTCCGTAGCTTCGACGACGACATGCCCGAAGAGATCAACCGCAAGCTCACCGACTCCGTGAGCGACCTCCTCTACGTGTCGGATCCGGCCGGCATGACGAACCTCGAGCGCGAGGGGGCGTCGAAGGATCGCGCCGTGTTCGTGGGGAACGTCATGATCGACACGCTCGTCTCGGCGCGCGCCGAGGCCGAAAAATCGGACGTGCTCGAGCGGCTAGGCCTCGCCCCCGAGCGCTACGGGCTCGTCACCTTGCACCGCCCGAGCAACGTCGACGACCCCGTCGCGCTCGGCGGGCTGCTCGGCACGCTCGGCGAGATCGCGCGGGAGCTGCCGCTCGTCTTCCCCGTGCATCCGCGCACACGAAAGCGCCTCGCCGACGCGGGCATCACGCTCGACCCGAAGCTCTTCTCGCTCGTGGATCCTCAGGGGTACCTCGACTTCATGAAGCTCACGGCGAACGCGAAGTGCGTGCTCACCGACTCGGGCGGCGTGCAGGAAGAGACCACGGTGCTCGGCGTCCCGTGCATCACGCTGCGCGAGAACACGGAGCGCCCCGTCACGTGCGAGGAGGGCACGAACCAGCTCGTCGGCACGGGGCGAGACGCCATCTTGAAGGCGTACGGGCGCATCGAGGAGGTCAAACGCGCCGGGAAGGTCCCGCGTTTCTGGGACGGAAAGAGCGCGGCGCGCATCGTCGAAGACCTCGGGCGCCGCCTCGGCTGA
- a CDS encoding DUF2804 domain-containing protein, producing MVAQGRVLGPVPSPVVVRGRASAGSYEGSLGALDFASAASALVRIRRLKRWVYLAFATERYFAAMAIVRLGYAANAFSFVLDKARGSIVQRDTAILPVTSVDVSDTTGPGAHATFSFGARRASFRRAAGQTFHVSAAFRGLRLDAELDGEKAPPPISAVAPTEGGLFTTTEKRLLLDVRGDMTVGDDRVSLDGALAGYDYSAGFMPRHTRWKWAFLMGKVDGVPLGLNLVEGFVREAECAAFYDGKVYPLGEGRIEGKDATSPWAVGTTTGETRLDFAPLGAHADRTNLGIVRASFVQPVGLYSGAMRLGDRELRLTDVLGVTEDQSVVW from the coding sequence ATGGTCGCGCAGGGGCGAGTGCTCGGTCCGGTTCCTTCCCCCGTCGTCGTCCGTGGTCGCGCCAGCGCGGGCTCGTACGAGGGCTCGCTGGGGGCCCTCGACTTCGCGAGCGCGGCCTCGGCTCTCGTGCGGATTCGCCGCTTGAAGCGGTGGGTCTACTTGGCCTTCGCGACCGAGCGGTACTTCGCCGCCATGGCGATCGTGCGGCTCGGGTACGCGGCGAACGCCTTCTCGTTCGTGCTCGACAAGGCGCGCGGCAGCATCGTCCAGCGGGACACGGCGATCCTCCCCGTGACCTCCGTCGACGTCTCCGACACCACCGGGCCCGGTGCCCACGCGACGTTCTCCTTCGGTGCGCGGCGCGCCTCGTTCCGTCGGGCCGCGGGCCAGACGTTCCACGTGAGCGCCGCCTTTCGTGGCCTTCGCCTGGACGCCGAGCTCGACGGAGAGAAGGCGCCGCCGCCCATCTCGGCCGTCGCTCCCACCGAGGGAGGCCTCTTCACCACGACCGAGAAGCGCCTCCTGCTCGACGTGAGGGGCGACATGACCGTGGGCGACGACCGCGTGTCGCTCGACGGCGCGCTGGCAGGGTACGACTACTCGGCCGGGTTCATGCCGCGCCATACGCGTTGGAAGTGGGCGTTTTTGATGGGGAAAGTGGACGGGGTGCCCCTCGGTTTGAACCTCGTCGAGGGCTTCGTCCGTGAGGCCGAGTGTGCGGCCTTCTACGACGGCAAGGTGTACCCGCTCGGAGAGGGGCGCATCGAAGGCAAGGACGCGACGTCCCCGTGGGCCGTGGGGACGACCACGGGGGAGACACGCCTCGACTTCGCCCCGCTCGGCGCGCACGCCGATCGCACGAACCTCGGCATCGTACGCGCGAGCTTCGTTCAGCCCGTGGGCCTCTACTCGGGAGCGATGCGCCTCGGCGATCGCGAGCTTCGGCTCACCGACGTGCTCGGCGTGACCGAGGACCAGAGCGTCGTGTGGTGA